In Helianthus annuus cultivar XRQ/B chromosome 3, HanXRQr2.0-SUNRISE, whole genome shotgun sequence, a single window of DNA contains:
- the LOC110931172 gene encoding extensin-like: protein MPPRLRGRGKGPMRGGPSSAGPSHRRTPSASFSTSDSRDMWGQPFEPARHSVSLSSSPFFHPSFGPFAPNEPEHSHHSDQSHYSHESYPPHNSLQSHSFHHSESPYSPRQFNPADYVNDFLGYNPLGPEDHFSQEMEMDDDPDPEMQTGTPGHPISISSGSPFQGSPYRGPDSFQERMATYDWFFTPSYHSSPAQPPLDDPQLQAVSPPPLPVEEPPQQPPQPPPEPPRRRRNARMSVRGGPRFSSPRGSSSYPPIPEDPQMGGPSNAAPEADPPQASYAPPMPPVGFDNPIPTYPGSSGYNPYGDPSGYPLGYGTHDPYLTTAQYHHLYPSSYPPVPPTDYPIQGYQYPPYQPPPSQQLQQQQQNQEILERLDRVE, encoded by the coding sequence ATGCCTCCAAGACTAAGAGGACGTGGCAAGGGTCCCATGCGTGGAGGACCGTCATCTGCAGGACCATCTCACAGACGCACTCCATCGGCGTCTTTTTCCACCTCCGACTCCCGCGATATGTGGGGTCAACCTTTCGAGCCGGCAAGACACTCGGTCTCGCTTAGCTCTTCGCCATTTTTTCATCCGTCTTTCGGACCATTTGCTCCAAATGAGCCCGAACACTCTCACCATTCGGACCAGTCTCACTACTCGCATGAATCATACCCACCGCATAACTCTTTACAATCTCATTCATTTCATCATTCCGAATCCCCCTACTCTCCAAGACAATTCAACCCAGCCGACTATGTGAACGACTTCCTTGGCTACAACCCGCTGGGCCCTGAGGACCATTTCTCTCAAGAAATGGAGATGGATGACGACCCCGACCCGGAGATGCAAACAGGAACCCCGGGCCACCCTATCAGCATATCTAGTGGGTCACCATTTCAGGGATCTCCTTATCGTGGACCCGACTCCTTCCAAGAGAGGATGGCTACCTATGACTGGTTCTTTACCCCATCTTATCATAGCTCTCCGGCTCAACCACCTTTAGATGATCCTCAACTTCAAGctgtctcaccaccaccacttccgGTAGAGGAGCCACCGCAGCagccaccacaaccacctccCGAGCCTCCGAGGCGAAGGAGGAACGCTCGCATGTCCGTTAGAGGAGGACCCCGTTTTAGTTCTCCTCGAGGGTCGAGTTCCTATCCCCCTATTCCCGAGGACCCTCAAATGGGTGGGCCCTCGAATGCGGCACCGGAGGCTGATCCTCCGCAAGCTTCTTATGCACCACCTATGCCGCCTGTGGGATTTGATAACCCAATTCCGACATACCCAGGTTCTTCCGGGTATAATCCTTATGGAGACCCGTCGGGATATCCATTGGGCTACGGAACCCATGACCCATATCTTACGACTGCGCAATATCACCACCTTTATCCTTCTTCTTACCCCCCTGTGCCTCCAACTGACTACCCTATTCAGGGTTATCAGTATCCTCCGTATCAGCCACCTCCTTCCCAGCAActacagcagcagcaacaaaacCAGGAAATCTTGGAGAGGTTGGACAGGGTTGAGTAG